A stretch of the Hypomesus transpacificus isolate Combined female unplaced genomic scaffold, fHypTra1 scaffold_61, whole genome shotgun sequence genome encodes the following:
- the eif4e2rs1 gene encoding eukaryotic translation initiation factor 4E family member 2 related sequence 1 isoform X2, giving the protein MNQFEHLKDEENVEHEEQNCDTDCSVGNNNRRKLVSSAAGEHPLQYNYTFWYSRRTPSRPANTNYEQNIRQIGTVASVEQFWKFYSHLVRPGDLTGHSDFHLFKEGIKPMWEDEANKSGGKWIIRLRKGLASRFWENIILAMLGEQFMVGEEVCGAVVSIRFQEDILSIWNKTASDQVTTSRIRDTLRRVLNLPPNTIMEYKTHNDSLKDNSSFRNTKITL; this is encoded by the exons ATGAACCAGTTTGAACA CCTGAAAGACGAGGAGAACGTAGAGCACGAGGAGCAGAACTGCGACACGGACTGTTCCGTTGGAAACAACAACCGACGCAAG ctggTGAGTTCGGCGGCAGGGGAACATCCTCTCCAGTATAACTACACCTTCTGGTATTCTCGTCGGACGCCCAGCCGTCCTGCCAACACCAACTATGAGCAGAACATTCGTCAGATAGGAACCGTTGCCtcg GTGGAGCAGTTCTGGAAGTTCTACAGCCACCTGGTTCGTCCAGGAGACTTGACAGGCCACAGTGACTTCCACCTGTTCAAGGAGGGGATCAAGCCCATGTGGgag gacGAGGCTAATAAGAGTGGGGGTAAGTGGATCATCCGTCTGCGTAAAGGCCTGGCCTCTCGCTTCTGGGAGAACATCATCCTGGCCATGCTGGGGGAGCAGTtcatggtgggggaggaggtctGTGGTGCTGTGGTGTCTATACGCTtccag gaggacATCCTGTCTATCTGGAACAAGACGGCCAGTGACCAGGTGACCACATCCAGGATCAGAGACACGCTGCGCAGAGTCCTCAACCTGCCGCCCAACACCATCATGGAGTACAAGACTCACAACGACAGCCTGAA GGATAATTCCAGCTTCCGCAACACTAAGATTACactgtga
- the eif4e2rs1 gene encoding eukaryotic translation initiation factor 4E family member 2 related sequence 1 isoform X1: MNQFEHLKDEENVEHEEQNCDTDCSVGNNNRRKLVSSAAGEHPLQYNYTFWYSRRTPSRPANTNYEQNIRQIGTVASVEQFWKFYSHLVRPGDLTGHSDFHLFKEGIKPMWEDEANKSGGKWIIRLRKGLASRFWENIILAMLGEQFMVGEEVCGAVVSIRFQEDILSIWNKTASDQVTTSRIRDTLRRVLNLPPNTIMEYKTHNDSLKYSHNHTHSHMYVHS, translated from the exons ATGAACCAGTTTGAACA CCTGAAAGACGAGGAGAACGTAGAGCACGAGGAGCAGAACTGCGACACGGACTGTTCCGTTGGAAACAACAACCGACGCAAG ctggTGAGTTCGGCGGCAGGGGAACATCCTCTCCAGTATAACTACACCTTCTGGTATTCTCGTCGGACGCCCAGCCGTCCTGCCAACACCAACTATGAGCAGAACATTCGTCAGATAGGAACCGTTGCCtcg GTGGAGCAGTTCTGGAAGTTCTACAGCCACCTGGTTCGTCCAGGAGACTTGACAGGCCACAGTGACTTCCACCTGTTCAAGGAGGGGATCAAGCCCATGTGGgag gacGAGGCTAATAAGAGTGGGGGTAAGTGGATCATCCGTCTGCGTAAAGGCCTGGCCTCTCGCTTCTGGGAGAACATCATCCTGGCCATGCTGGGGGAGCAGTtcatggtgggggaggaggtctGTGGTGCTGTGGTGTCTATACGCTtccag gaggacATCCTGTCTATCTGGAACAAGACGGCCAGTGACCAGGTGACCACATCCAGGATCAGAGACACGCTGCGCAGAGTCCTCAACCTGCCGCCCAACACCATCATGGAGTACAAGACTCACAACGACAGCCTGAAGtactcacacaatcacacacactcacacatgtatgtacactcctaa